A single window of Leishmania braziliensis MHOM/BR/75/M2904 complete genome, chromosome 27 DNA harbors:
- a CDS encoding putative heat shock protein DNAJ produces the protein MVKETGYYNALGVSPDAGEDEIKRAYRKLALKYHPDKNTEPGAQEKFKEVSVAYECLSDPEKRKRYDQFGKDAVEMQGGGVDPSDIFASFFGGGGRPRGEPKPKDIVHELPVPLEAFYCGKTIKLAITRDRLCSQCNGTGSKVAGVSATCKDCGGRGVRMVTRQLQPGFIQQIQTACPACKGKGTSLREEDKCLSCRGQQIHKDKKVFEVVVEKGMHRGDSVTFSGEGDQIPSVKLSGDIIIILDQKPHPNFIRKGNHLLMEHTISLAEALTGFSLNITQLDGRELAVSSSAGTVIDPATMYSVNREGMPVAHTGGMERGDLILHFRVVFPKTLRPTAVPELRKMLGYPQQPPTKDGAEMHTLQESHVDLEKEARRNAYDDDGDQPRVQTAGCAQQ, from the coding sequence AAGCTGGCGCTTAAGTACCATCCGGACAAGAATACCGAACCTGGTGCGCAGGAGAAGTTCAAAGAGGTGTCGGTCGCGTATGAATGTCTGTCGGACCCCGAAAAGCGCAAGCGCTATGACCAGTTCGGCAAGGACGCGGTGGAGATGcagggcggcggtgtcgaCCCGAGCGACATCTTCGCGAGTTTCTTtggaggtggtggccgcCCGCGCGGCGAGCCGAAGCCGAAGGACATTGTGCACgagctgccggtgccgctggaggCCTTTTACTGCGGCAAGACCATCAAGCTCGCCATCACCCGCGACCGGCTGTGCTCACAGTGCAACGGCACCGGGTCCAAGGTGGCTGGCGTGAGTGCCACATGCAAGGACTGCGGTGGCCGAGGTGTGCGGATGGTGACTCGCCAGCTACAGCCCGGGTTTATTCAGCAGATACAAACTGCGTGCCCGGCGTGCAAGGGCAAGGGCACAAGCCTgcgagaggaggacaagTGTCTCAGCTGCCGTGGCCAGCAGATCCACAAGGACAAGAAGGTGttcgaggtggtggtggagaagggcATGCACCGTGGCGACAGCGTCACCTTCAGCGGGGAGGGTGACCAGATCCCTAGCGTCAAGCTCTCCGGCGACATCATCATCATTCTGGACCAGAAGCCGCACCCGAACTTCATCCGCAAGGGCAACCACCTCCTCATGGAGCACACCATCTCCCTCGCTGAGGCCCTCACTGGCTTTTCACTGAACATTACCCAGCTCGACGGCCGCGAGCTagccgtctcctcctccgccggcACCGTCATCGACCCTGCTACTATGTACAGCGTGAACCGCGAGGGTATGCCTGTCGCACACACTGGCGGCAtggagcgcggcgacctcaTCCTCCACTTCCGCGTCGTCTTTCCCAAGACGCTGCGGCCGACGGCCgtgccggagctgcgcaagatgCTCGGCtacccgcagcagccgccgaCCAAGGACGGTGCCGAGATgcacacgctgcaggagTCGCACGTCGATCTGGAAAAGGAGGCACGCCGCAACGCCtacgacgacgatggcgacCAGCCGCGCGTGCAGACGGCCGgctgcgcgcagcagtgA
- a CDS encoding aldo-keto reductase-like protein: MSANVLAYRPLGGPVSAITYRIAMRDGHTIPQLGFGTYRMPASEATDAVAFALSCGYRHVDCAKAYGNEAAVGAALAQALRDRRTRREDLFVTSKLWPTDQHPDHVEAACRATLAALRLDYLDLYLIHWPVCLRHTPHWTTDEDRYPRHPDGTPAIDTTVTLLDTWTAMSRLVDCGLVKSIGLANCTTSHVNDLARAAAAAELPHLPVLNQVEHHPGIVDGDLVGCLGFHDMLVAAYCPLGMPTRDTPPGFQSLLDDPVVQSLGEFSGFSPARILLNWSVDRSNVVIVKSTNREHIKSNAKAARFALDDRTRLVLDNYHLLVRNFRVMNPTHFSADGTTPFFAAEDERLQRDIDARRLKTGSTTAPPTPPS; encoded by the coding sequence ATGTCCGCCAACGTGCTTGCGTACCGTCCACTGGGCGGGCCGGTGAGCGCCATCACGTATCGCATTGCCATGCGCGACGGCCACACAATACCACAGCTCGGCTTTGGCACGTATCGCATGCCCGCCTCGGAGGCCACTGATGCCGTCGCCTTTGCGCTTTCCTGCGGCTACCGCCACGTGGACTGCGCCAAGGCATACGGCAACGAGGCCGCCGTCGGGGCGGCGCTcgcacaggcgctgcgcgacaggCGCACCCGTCGTGAGGACCTCTTTGTTACGTCGAAGCTGTGGCCGACGGACCAGCACCCCGACCACGTCGAGGCTGCCTGCCGCGCCACCCTCGCCGCACTGCGGCTCGACTACCTCGATCTGTATCTCATCCACTGGCCTGTGTGCCTGCGGCACACGCCGCATTGGACCACCGACGAGGACCGCTACCCCCGTCACCCCGACGGTACCCCCGCCATTGACACCACCGTGACGCTTCTAGACACGTGGACGGCCATGAGCCGCCTGGTCGACTGTGGGCTGGTGAAGTCGATTGGGCTGGCCAACTGCACCACCTCCCACGTAAATGACCTTGCGAgggcggccgcagcggccgagCTCCCCCACTTGCCCGTCCTAAACCAAGTCGAGCACCACCCCGGTATTGTGGACGGCGATCTGGTAGGCTGCCTCGGCTTCCACGACATGCTAGTGGCGGCCTACTGCCCACTCGGCATGCCGACTCGCGACACCCCGCCGGGCTTTCAGTCCCTTCTGGACGACCCCGTGGTGCAGTCGCTTGGGGAGTTCAGCGGCTTCAGCCCGGCGCGAATTTTGTTGAACTGGAGCGTCGACCGCAGCAACGTCGTGATCGTGAAATCCACCAATCgggagcacatcaagtctAATGCCAAGGCAGCGCGCTTTGCACTCGATGACCGCACGCGATTGGTGCTGGACAACTACCACCTCCTCGTGCGGAACTTCCGCGTCATGAACCCGACGCACTTTAGCGCCGACGGCACGACACCGTTCTTCGCAGCCGAAGAtgagcgcctgcagcgcgatATTGACGCCCGTAGGCTGAAGACAGgctcgacgacggcgccgcccaCGCCGCCATCTTGa
- a CDS encoding putative 3-oxoacyl-ACP reductase: protein MERLASQHRMKLACVSRRPFAAPLPAGCAAFVADVSRGDDCDALMKSVQCELGAISLLINCAGVTLSKLHLTCTDKDYAAVMDTNLRGALQVTRAALRHGGLLKLQDGAVLHIGSLAGLVGNEGQVLYSASKAALSGAVKSWALEYGPRNIRFNVVAPGLIDGEGMATSLNEAQKQRWRNDCPLKRLATASEVADMAVAVALCPYMNGQTIAVDGGTS, encoded by the coding sequence ATGGAGCGACTGGCCAGTCAGCATCGTATGAAGCTGGCGTGCGTTTCTCGCAGGCCGTTTGCTGCACCACTGCCTGCAGGGTGCGCGGCTTTTGTGGCTGATGTGAGTCGCGGCGACGACTGCGATGCCCTCATGAAGTCGGTTCAGTGTGAGCTGGGCGCGATCTCGCTGCTCATCAACTGCGCCGGCGTTACGCTCAGCAAGTTGCACCTAACCTGCACGGATAAGGACTACGCGGCTGTGATGGACACAAACCTGAGGGGCGCTCTGCAAGTGacgcgcgcagcgctgcgtcaTGGTGGGCTGCTCAAACTGCAAGACGGGGCCGTGCTGCACATAGGCTCTCTGGCGGGTCTGGTGGGCAACGAGGGGCAGGTGCTGTACAGCGCCTCCAAGGCTGCCCTCAGCGGGGCGGTCAAGTCGTGGGCCCTTGAGTACGGCCCGCGCAACATCCGCTTCAACGTAGTCGCACCGGGCCTCATCGATGGTGAAGGCATGGCCACGTCACTGAACGAAGCCCagaagcagcgctggcgcaaCGACTGTCCGCTCAAGCGGCTTGCCACCGCTTCAGAGGTGGCCGACATGGCTGTGGCCGTGGCGCTGTGCCCCTATATGAATGGACAGACCATCGCCGTCGATGGTGGCACATCGTGA
- a CDS encoding putative protein kinase, whose protein sequence is MSLNTDYEVERYSFVAGCQVEVCRCTHRSTGAKRAVKIYHTTSMDSRRVAMAVEEGTLAKSLPVAPQLVRVFDVYAEAERVSIVMEYMECGSLYQRLTTRGPLAEAEARAVTRHLLTGLALLHAHNVMHRDIKPENVFLRTTTGSSSGLCGTAAKTASAMTTMVAIGDFGFATRRIPHEELVGSPQYSAPELALIALQHRHSRAVAAPPISARPLYNEKCDVWSAGVVVFVTLTGLLPFDGPTPEEVFTAVVRNAVPFHKVLPDRMSPSAKAFIQALLTPNPSKRPSAKEALRHAWLTG, encoded by the coding sequence atgTCCCTCAACACGGACTATGAGGTGGAGCGCTACTCGTTCGTGGCGGGGTGCcaggtggaggtgtgccgctgcacacaccgcagcaccGGTGCCAAGCGTGCCGTGAAGATATACCACACCACATCAATGGACAGCCGGCGCGTCGCCATGGCAGTGGAAGAGGGCACGTTGGCCAAGTCACTCCcagtggcgccgcagctTGTGCGCGTCTTCGACGTCTATGCGGAAGCGGAACGCGTATCGATTGTGATGGAGTACATGGAGTGCGGCTCCCTCTACCAGCGGCTCACCACTCGCGGCCCCCTAGCGGAGGCTGAGGCTCGTGCCGTGACACGGCACCTCCTCACTGGTCTCGCCCTCCTGCATGCCCACAACGTCATGCACCGCGACATCAAGCCCGAAAATGTGTTcctgcgcaccaccaccggcagTAGCAGCGGTCTTTGTGGCACAGCCGCCAAGACCGCCTCTGCAATGACGACGATGGTGGCCATTGGCGACTTCGGCTTCGCCACACGTCGAATTCCGCACGAGGAGCTCGTCGGGTCCCCGCAGTACAGCGCCCCGGAGCTAGCTCTCATCGCGCTTCAGCATCGCCACAgccgcgccgtcgccgcgccGCCCATCTCAGCACGTCCGCTGTACAACGAAAAGTGCGACGTGTGGTCGGCTGGTGTAGTGGTCTTCGTGACGCTCACCGGCCTTCTACCCTTCGACGGTCCCACCCCCGAGGAGGTCTttacggcggtggtgcgcaaCGCCGTCCCCTTCCACAAGGTGCTACCTGACCGGATGAGCCCCTCTGCCAAGGCGTTCATacaggcgctgctgacgccgaACCCGTCAAAGCGACCATCGGCCAAGGAGGCACTGCGGCACGCGTGGCTGACAGGTTGA
- a CDS encoding putative protein kinase, giving the protein MGVPAEAIAPSEGHFRQHYVLGDEIGKGGYAVVFRCTHLVTKVVYAVKVVDKKKAGPKDIDDITHEIDVMGRIGYHPNVVQMTEYFSTQRHFYIILDLLSGGMLFNRIVELQHYSESDASVLVRNVLSGLAHIHSKGVIHRDLKPENLLLRHAASPSAPPNSHLTDVCLADFGLAGYVPSTTCCGSPSYIAPEVINVGFYRTRKEPYDAKCDIWSMGVITYILLSGKMPFHGESFKDTFECVVRNRWSFKSDIWASVTPAAKDFIQACLTPDPAARPTALVLLQHEWLAHEQPNVHLGQSLESLRELTKKKVKAAVRVFCWTQSLLGPLDWTPPFMRFLRHTDRFSMILTHQSQTDPQRVHTIDFGKALDHENPGWRIQDCCTCPSEMVCRHIQNVHEYLFVGKRSMEVYPFIDELRMMREEAEDSLRANPHDDAARKQLDRVNLLIEAACVFSDELAKVPEDELKPNLMLDSSRNTHFRALGGSRSMTKSWHEAEQEEVAHRMVRKMRAAKSRSAGTRAGPAPLQAAGKTDRPVTPEPLTKPS; this is encoded by the coding sequence ATGGGCGTCCCGGCAGAGGCGATTGCCCCGTCGGAGGGGCATTTCCGGCAGCACTACGTGCTGGGCGATGAGATCGGCAAGGGCGGGTACGCCGTCGTATTCCGCTGCACCCACCTCGTGACGAAGGTCGTGTACGCGGTGAAGGTCGTGGACAAGAAAAAGGCGGGTCCGAAGGACATCGATGACATCACCCATGAGATTGATGTTATGGGGCGCATCGGCTACCACCCAAACGTGGTGCAGATGACTGAGTACTTCTCCACGCAGCGGCACTTTTACATCATCCTCGATCTCTTGTCGGGTGGCATGCTGTTTAACCGCATCGTCGAGCTGCAACACTACAGTGAGTCCGACGCCtcggtgctggtgcgcaaCGTACTCTCCGGACTGGCGCACATTCACTCAAAGGGCGTCATTCACCGCGATTTGAAGCCAGAGAACCTGCTTCTGCGTCACGCGGCCtcgccgtcggcgccgccaAACTCGCACTTGACGGACGTGTGCCTTGCGGACTTTGGACTGGCGGGGTATGTGCCGAGCACCACCTGCTGCGGGTCCCCTTCGTATATCGCACCAGAGGTGATCAACGTGGGCTTCTACCGCACTCGCAAAGAGCCATACGACGCGAAGTGCGACATCTGGTCTATGGGTGTCATTACGTACATCTTGCTCAGCGGCAAGATGCCGTTCCATGGCGAAAGCTTCAAGGACACGTTTGAGTGCGTCGTCAGAAACCGTTGGTCCTTCAAGAGCGACATCTGGGCGAGTGTCACCCCGGCGGCGAAGGATTTCATTCAGGCCTGCCTCACCCCCGACCCGGCGGCGCGTCcgacggcgctggtgctcctgcagcacgaGTGGTTGGCTCACGAACAGCCCAACGTGCACCTCGGGCAAAGCCTCGAGTCACTGCGCGAGCTCACAAAGAAGAAAGTGAAGGCGGCAGTGCGCGTGTTTTGCTGGACGCAGAGCCTCCTCGGCCCGCTGGACTGGACGCCACCGTTCATGCGCTTCCTGCGGCACACCGACAGGTTCTCCATGATCCTTACTCACCAGTCGCAGACGGACCCGCAGCGGGTGCACACCATTGACTTTGGCAAGGCGCTGGATCACGAGAACCCTGGCTGGCGCATTCAGGACTGCTGCACATGCCCTTCGGAGATGGTCTGCCGGCATATTCAGAACGTACACGAGTACCTCTTCGTTGGCAAGCGCTCCATGGAGGTGTACCCGTTCATTGACGAGCTGCGTATGATGCGCGAGGAGGCCGAGGACAGCCTCAGGGCGAACCCGCACGACGATGCAGCGAGGAAGCAGCTCGACAGAGTCAACTTGCTCATTGAAGCCGCGTGCGTCTTCTCAGACGAACTGGCGAAGGTACCGGAGGATGAGCTTAAACCGAACCTGATGCTGGACAGCTCGCGCAACACGCACTTCCGTGCCCTGGGCGGCTCTCGCAGTATGACGAAGTCTTGGCATGAGGCCGaacaggaggaggtggcgcaccgGATGGTGAGGAAGATGCGCGCCGCGAAGTCAAGGTCAGCGGGGACTCGTGCCGGGCCGGCGCCCTTGCAGGCGGCAGGGAAGACCGACAGGCCAGTGACCCCCGAGCCGTTGACAAAGCCCTCATGA
- a CDS encoding tubulin-tyrosine ligase-like protein, which produces MPRPPFSPSFISFSHSHSHSPLCTLRAVKALTRCILHALVAWLQRVRMETLTTITAATPTAAAAAAGSYFLGSSTFSVYEEMARQLHEEGWRRKREAAIATADFILGDRFHIPYALLRGERMALSSRFSGTRWVNYFEGSHRLTLKAAMVQLMKEADTCWATWLPESYAIGGDQLKRVDERRALLEALTVEGDGDAVWIVKPSSGAKGQRIVLLRASAVPEWLEQLPISGRTMYVVQRYVDRPLLLSHGRKFDIRVWALLMSPYSIYAYTQASCRTASVPYDLADITNIHAHLTNHCLQEGAEHFGDYEEGNEMWLPQLQAYFTSVGKPPDLLETRVLPAVKDLLVRTLLAVMPAIAVPAAEAYKCFQLFGYDVILTEEAEVKLLEINGSPGVAERILVPLVRSMRGLFDAGPTDSAGSTTAVYDADDTGHEKCCESGSSNSTGGNFSPMDASNSPPEGHGTSRVSSAEAPVARVMQNWRLEDEGFVLLWRYGDAVPPGLVGVYSQSH; this is translated from the coding sequence ATGCCGcgtccccctttctctccttccttcatctcgttctctcactctcactCTCATTCACCACTCTGCACGCTGCGCGCAGTCAAAGCGCTCACTCGTTGCATACTTCACGCTCTCGTGgcgtggctgcagcgcgtgcgaATGGAGACCCTCACCACCATTACGGCTGCCACTCCCACTGCCGCGGCCGCAGCTGCGGGGAGTTACTTTTTGGGCTCCTCCACCTTTTCCGTCTACGAGGAGATGgcgcgccagctgcacgaggagggCTGGCGGCGCAAGCGAGAGGCAGCGATCGCCACGGCAGACTTCATCCTGGGTGATCGCTTCCACATTCCCTATGCCCTTCTTCGTGGCGAGCGGATGGCGCTGTCGTCTCGATTTAGCGGGACACGGTGGGTGAACTACTTCGAGGGCTCGCATCGCCTGACGCTCAAGGCGGCGATGGTACAGCTGATGAAGGAGGCCGACACGTGCTGGGCCACGTGGCTGCCGGAGTCCTATGCGATCGGCGGGGACCAGCTAAAGAGGGTGGATGAGCGGCGGGCGCTGCTGGAAGCGCTCACGGTCGAAGGAGACGGTGATGCGGTGTGGATCGTGAAGCCAAGCAGCGGGGCGAAGGGCCAGCGCATTGTGCTGCTCCGCGCCTCCGCAGTGCCGGAGtggctggagcagctgcccATATCTGGCAGAACCATGTACGTTGTGCAGCGCTACGTCGATCGTCCGCTGCTACTAAGTCACGGCCGCAAGTTTGACATTCGCGTCTGGGCGCTGCTGATGAGTCCCTACAGCATCTACGCCTACACCCAGGCCAGTTGCCGCACCGCGAGCGTGCCGTACGACTTGGCTGACATCACCAACATCCACGCCCACCTCACGAACCACTGCCTGCAGGAGGGTGCAGAGCATTTTGGCGATTACGAGGAAGGGAATGAGAtgtggctgccgcagctgcaggcctACTTCACTTCTGTCGGCAAGCCACCAGATCTTCTAGAGACCCGCGTGCTGCCCGCCGTCAAGGATCTCCTCGTGCGCACGCTCCTTGCGGTAATGCCAGCGATAGCCGTTCCTGCCGCAGAGGCGTACAAGTGCTTCCAACTTTTCGGCTACGACGTGATTctcacggaggaggcggaggtaaAGCTGCTGGAGATCAACGGCTCTCCCGGCGTCGCGGAGCGCATCCTTGTTCCACTGGTACGCAGCATGCGAGGGCTATTCGACGCAGGGCCAACAGATAGTGCAGGGTCGACAACGGCCGTCTACGACGCCGACGACACAGGCCATGAGAAGTGCTGCGAGAGCGGTAGCAGTAACAGCACTGGCGGTAACTTCAGTCCGATGGATGCATCCAACAGCCCCCCAGAGGGACACGGCACTTCGCGTGTTTCCTCAGCAGAGGCGCCAGTCGCACGGGTTATGCAGAATTGGCGGCTGGAAGACGAGGGCTTCGTGCTGCTATGGCGTTACGGCGATGCAGTGCCACCTGGCTTGGTGGGCGTGTACTCGCAGTCCCACTAA